In the genome of Pirellulales bacterium, the window GCGAGGGCCAATTCGACGCCGTCGTGGCCATGTATCACGATCAGGGACACATCGCCATCAAACTCTTAGGCATGCATCGGGCGGTGAATGTGACTTTGGGTCTGCCCATCGTCCGCACCAGCGTGGCGCACGGCACGGCGTTCGATTTGGCCTGGCAAGGCCGCGCCGAGACAAGCGGCATGATCGAAGCAATCCGCGTGGCCGCCCAACTAGCGGCGAATACCTCACCCCTCACCACTCACCCCTCACCTCCCTCCCCCCTCACTTCTTCCCCTGCAAGCTCTTGATATATGCCGCAGTCGTGTCCAGTACGTCGGCGCTGCCGGGTTGGTAATCGAATTCGCGCGGATTGATCGGCGTATTCAGCCGCACTTCGTAAAACTCCACGGTCACCATTGGCAGCATTTCTGCCCGGTCGGCGTCCCCTCCCCTGCCCTTTCCGCTTGCTCGGCGTCGATATTCAATGCGGTAGGGAAATAAATCATCCTGCCCCACGTATAACTGCACTTGCTCAGGCAACTGCGGCGGAAGCAATTTCAAATTGAGCGGCCGCTCGC includes:
- a CDS encoding 4-hydroxythreonine-4-phosphate dehydrogenase PdxA, with the protein product EGQFDAVVAMYHDQGHIAIKLLGMHRAVNVTLGLPIVRTSVAHGTAFDLAWQGRAETSGMIEAIRVAAQLAANTSPLTTHPSPPSPLTSSPASS